A segment of the Candidatus Hydrogenedentota bacterium genome:
CCGAAGGTATTGCAACGGCCCCTTGCGGAGTGCTGCGCCCTCGATCCATGCGTCGCCACGAGAATCAACCTCGTATCGCTCCCATCTAACGATTTTGAACATGTTCGCGCCCACCTATCGCGTAAGCATATGGCGTTCTACCGGTGGGCAACCGGCGGCAATCCATTCTTCCAATACGCGCGCATCCCAGCGGACAGCGCCGCCGATTCGCAGCGGGCGCGGCATCCGGCCCGCATCGCTAAGGCGGTAAACGGTTCGGCAAGACAGAGCAAGCCGTTTTGCGGTTTCTTTCACGGATAGTAACTGGCTCATTTTCAACGTCCTTCGTTCCTGCATCGCGCCTATCGCAACGCTTCACCCTAAATTGGGTGACTGATACAAAAAAGGAAGGCGTGAAGAACAAGAAATGCCTGTCTTTATTGGGCGAAATGCGGGCGCAATTGTCACGCGGCGCGCGCATTCTGTCACCATGCCCCCCGTGACAACTACGCAATATCTATCAGGCAATGCCAGCCGCAACCCGCTTTTGGTTTGCCCCAAGGCTCGCGTTCATGCATTTTGGACAAGGACACAATCGGATTGTTGGACGCGCCAAAGGCGGTTGTCAGCGCACGATTGAGACGCGATACGGCCCGCTTGAAAGCGGCGGCCTCGCGAACCTCCGGCACGATATGCTTGTTGGGCGCTTCGGCAAAGCGTTTCAAC
Coding sequences within it:
- a CDS encoding helix-turn-helix domain-containing protein codes for the protein MSQLLSVKETAKRLALSCRTVYRLSDAGRMPRPLRIGGAVRWDARVLEEWIAAGCPPVERHMLTR